One segment of Odontesthes bonariensis isolate fOdoBon6 chromosome 1, fOdoBon6.hap1, whole genome shotgun sequence DNA contains the following:
- the caprin1a gene encoding caprin-1a isoform X1, translated as MWKYENQMPSATAGNTAVQSATPDLGNGSHSETMKQVLGVIDKKVRNMEKKKSKLDDYQDRKNKGERLNQDQLEALTKFQEINNNLDFARELQKNFLTLGQEIQKAVKKSARREQLQREEMEQRRLKTVLELQYLLDQLGEDGVRQDLKRPDASGSCLLTDADLTSLDEFYKLVGPDRNYEVRLTDQYEEASLHLWDLLEGRDKAVAGTTYKSLKDTLDKVLLSGYFDKAQTHQNGASEEEETLEEQSVVAEAVVAGEQPSEPEGLTNENYIEPVNVETTEFVNRQFIPETTYSSTEKDQVEEWTVEAQMVNTLQHQPPPQMTPEPTVTVNQVAPCPTADPVVRQQVVQDLMAQMQGTYNFMQESIIEFDGHALDPAIVSAQPMKPVQTVDLQRMGGPSIHAESRLPQTATVSGPQESSQASMSLSSEQSPAPCSLSAAFPPVSKPTHTGGINVNAAPFQSVQAVFNMNAPVPPPTDGQVDPLKQSSQFPGGYGQGFNSQSENTVEQPDISQERLQSVVGGFQPQDQVMPSAGVHEDSPAVAGFGQSGQSFYNCRGAPRGGPRNARGMMNGYRGSSNGFRGGYEGYRPPFSNAPPSSGYGQTQFNTSRDYSNNGYQREGYQQGYKRGPAQGPRGLSRGNTQAMRS; from the exons ATGTGGAAATACGAAAATCAG ATGCCTTCAGCAACAGCTGGCAACACTGCTGTCCAGTCTGCCACTCCAGACCTGGGAAATGGAAGTCACTCTGAGACAATGAAGCAGGTTCTTGGTGTCATTGACAAGAAGGTCCGCaatatggaaaagaaaaag TCGAAACTGGATGACTATCAGGACAGAAAGAACAAGGGAGAAAGACTGAACCAGGATCAGCTG GAAGCCTTGACAAAGTTTCAAGAGATCAACAACAACCTTGACTTTGCTCGAGAGCTGCAGAAGAACTTCCTGACGTTGGGCCAAGAG ATTCAAAAGGCAGTGAAGAAGTCTGCACGACGAGAGCAGCTGCAGCGGGAGGAGATGGAACAGCGGCGACTGAAGACGGTTTTGGAGCTTCAGTATTTACTGGACCAACTGGGAGAGGACGGTGTCAGGCAGGACCTTAAACGACCCGATGCTTCTGGTTCTTGTCTGCTCACCGACGCTGACCTTACATCCCTTGATGAGTTTTACAAATTGGTGGGACCTGACAGGAACTATGAAGTCAG GTTGACTGACCAATATGAAGAGGCCTCACTGCACTTGTGGGACCTGCTAGAGGGCCGAGATAAGGCTGTGGCAGGAACCACAT ACAAGTCACTGAAGGACACTCTGGATAAAGTGCTGTTGAGTGGTTACTTTGACAAAGCACAAACTCACCAGAATGGGGCAAGTGAGGAGGAAGAGACACTAGAGGAGCAATCTGTGGTGGCTGAGGCTGTAGTGGCTGGGGAGCAGCCATCAGAACCTG AAGGACTAACCAATGAAAACTACATAGAGCCAGTTAACGTGGAAACCACAGAG TTTGTTAACAGACAGTTCATTCCAGAAACTACATACAGTAGTACAGAAAAAGACCAAGTGGAGGAGTGGACTGTGGAGGCTCAG ATGGTGAATACCCTCCAGCACCAGCCCCCTCCACAGATGACTCCAGAGCCAACCGTTACTGTGAACCAAGTCGCTCCCTGTCCTACCGCCGACCCGGTGGTCAGACAACAGGTAGTGCAAGACCTCATGGCCCAGATGCAAGGGACGTACAACTTCATGCAG GAGTCCATCATAGAGTTTGATGGTCATGCTCTGGACCCAGCTATTGTGTCTGCTCAGCCAATGAAGCCTGTGCAGACTGTTGACCTGCAGCGGATGGGTGGCCCTTCAA TCCACGCAGAGTCCAGGCTTCCTCAGACAGCTACAGTGTCTGGACCTCAAGAATCCTCACaa GCCTCTATGTCTCTGTCATCTGAACAGTCTCCTGCCCCATGTTCCTTGTCCGCTGCCTTCCCACCTGTCTCCAAACCCACCCACACTGGAGGCATCAATGTCAACGCAGCACCTTTCCAGTCAGTGCAAGCG GTATTTAATATGAATGCACCTGTACCTCCACCCACTGACGGCCAAGTTGACCCTCTTAAGCAGTCCAGCCAGTTCCCTGGTGGCTACGGACAGGGCTTTAACAGCCAGTCAGAGAATACTGTAGAGCAGCCCGACATCTCACAGGAAAGATTACAGTCAG TTGTTGGTGGGTTCCAGCCCCAAGATCAAGTCATGCCCTCAGCGGGAGTTCATGAAGATTCCCCTGCAGTTGCAGGGTTTGGACAGTCTGGCCAGTCCTTTTACAACTGCAGGGGTGCACCCAGGGGTGGGCCCAGGAATGCCCGTGGCATGATGAACGGTTATCGGGGCTCCTCAAATGGATTTAGAG GGGGATATGAAGGCTACCGCCCTCCTTTCTCAAACGCTCCCCCCAGCAGCGGTTACGGCCAAACCCAATTCAACACATCTCGGGACTATTCCAATAATGGCTACCAGCGG GAGGGATATCAGCAAGGCTACAAGCGGGGGCCGGCCCAAGGACCTCGAGGTTTGTCTCGAGGTAACACTCAAGCAATGCGATCCTAA
- the caprin1a gene encoding caprin-1a isoform X2 yields the protein MWKYENQMPSATAGNTAVQSATPDLGNGSHSETMKQVLGVIDKKVRNMEKKKSKLDDYQDRKNKGERLNQDQLEALTKFQEINNNLDFARELQKNFLTLGQEIQKAVKKSARREQLQREEMEQRRLKTVLELQYLLDQLGEDGVRQDLKRPDASGSCLLTDADLTSLDEFYKLVGPDRNYEVRLTDQYEEASLHLWDLLEGRDKAVAGTTYKSLKDTLDKVLLSGYFDKAQTHQNGASEEEETLEEQSVVAEAVVAGEQPSEPGLTNENYIEPVNVETTEFVNRQFIPETTYSSTEKDQVEEWTVEAQMVNTLQHQPPPQMTPEPTVTVNQVAPCPTADPVVRQQVVQDLMAQMQGTYNFMQESIIEFDGHALDPAIVSAQPMKPVQTVDLQRMGGPSIHAESRLPQTATVSGPQESSQASMSLSSEQSPAPCSLSAAFPPVSKPTHTGGINVNAAPFQSVQAVFNMNAPVPPPTDGQVDPLKQSSQFPGGYGQGFNSQSENTVEQPDISQERLQSVVGGFQPQDQVMPSAGVHEDSPAVAGFGQSGQSFYNCRGAPRGGPRNARGMMNGYRGSSNGFRGGYEGYRPPFSNAPPSSGYGQTQFNTSRDYSNNGYQREGYQQGYKRGPAQGPRGLSRGNTQAMRS from the exons ATGTGGAAATACGAAAATCAG ATGCCTTCAGCAACAGCTGGCAACACTGCTGTCCAGTCTGCCACTCCAGACCTGGGAAATGGAAGTCACTCTGAGACAATGAAGCAGGTTCTTGGTGTCATTGACAAGAAGGTCCGCaatatggaaaagaaaaag TCGAAACTGGATGACTATCAGGACAGAAAGAACAAGGGAGAAAGACTGAACCAGGATCAGCTG GAAGCCTTGACAAAGTTTCAAGAGATCAACAACAACCTTGACTTTGCTCGAGAGCTGCAGAAGAACTTCCTGACGTTGGGCCAAGAG ATTCAAAAGGCAGTGAAGAAGTCTGCACGACGAGAGCAGCTGCAGCGGGAGGAGATGGAACAGCGGCGACTGAAGACGGTTTTGGAGCTTCAGTATTTACTGGACCAACTGGGAGAGGACGGTGTCAGGCAGGACCTTAAACGACCCGATGCTTCTGGTTCTTGTCTGCTCACCGACGCTGACCTTACATCCCTTGATGAGTTTTACAAATTGGTGGGACCTGACAGGAACTATGAAGTCAG GTTGACTGACCAATATGAAGAGGCCTCACTGCACTTGTGGGACCTGCTAGAGGGCCGAGATAAGGCTGTGGCAGGAACCACAT ACAAGTCACTGAAGGACACTCTGGATAAAGTGCTGTTGAGTGGTTACTTTGACAAAGCACAAACTCACCAGAATGGGGCAAGTGAGGAGGAAGAGACACTAGAGGAGCAATCTGTGGTGGCTGAGGCTGTAGTGGCTGGGGAGCAGCCATCAGAACCTG GACTAACCAATGAAAACTACATAGAGCCAGTTAACGTGGAAACCACAGAG TTTGTTAACAGACAGTTCATTCCAGAAACTACATACAGTAGTACAGAAAAAGACCAAGTGGAGGAGTGGACTGTGGAGGCTCAG ATGGTGAATACCCTCCAGCACCAGCCCCCTCCACAGATGACTCCAGAGCCAACCGTTACTGTGAACCAAGTCGCTCCCTGTCCTACCGCCGACCCGGTGGTCAGACAACAGGTAGTGCAAGACCTCATGGCCCAGATGCAAGGGACGTACAACTTCATGCAG GAGTCCATCATAGAGTTTGATGGTCATGCTCTGGACCCAGCTATTGTGTCTGCTCAGCCAATGAAGCCTGTGCAGACTGTTGACCTGCAGCGGATGGGTGGCCCTTCAA TCCACGCAGAGTCCAGGCTTCCTCAGACAGCTACAGTGTCTGGACCTCAAGAATCCTCACaa GCCTCTATGTCTCTGTCATCTGAACAGTCTCCTGCCCCATGTTCCTTGTCCGCTGCCTTCCCACCTGTCTCCAAACCCACCCACACTGGAGGCATCAATGTCAACGCAGCACCTTTCCAGTCAGTGCAAGCG GTATTTAATATGAATGCACCTGTACCTCCACCCACTGACGGCCAAGTTGACCCTCTTAAGCAGTCCAGCCAGTTCCCTGGTGGCTACGGACAGGGCTTTAACAGCCAGTCAGAGAATACTGTAGAGCAGCCCGACATCTCACAGGAAAGATTACAGTCAG TTGTTGGTGGGTTCCAGCCCCAAGATCAAGTCATGCCCTCAGCGGGAGTTCATGAAGATTCCCCTGCAGTTGCAGGGTTTGGACAGTCTGGCCAGTCCTTTTACAACTGCAGGGGTGCACCCAGGGGTGGGCCCAGGAATGCCCGTGGCATGATGAACGGTTATCGGGGCTCCTCAAATGGATTTAGAG GGGGATATGAAGGCTACCGCCCTCCTTTCTCAAACGCTCCCCCCAGCAGCGGTTACGGCCAAACCCAATTCAACACATCTCGGGACTATTCCAATAATGGCTACCAGCGG GAGGGATATCAGCAAGGCTACAAGCGGGGGCCGGCCCAAGGACCTCGAGGTTTGTCTCGAGGTAACACTCAAGCAATGCGATCCTAA
- the caprin1a gene encoding caprin-1a isoform X4 has protein sequence MWKYENQMPSATAGNTAVQSATPDLGNGSHSETMKQVLGVIDKKVRNMEKKKSKLDDYQDRKNKGERLNQDQLEALTKFQEINNNLDFARELQKNFLTLGQEIQKAVKKSARREQLQREEMEQRRLKTVLELQYLLDQLGEDGVRQDLKRPDASGSCLLTDADLTSLDEFYKLVGPDRNYEVRLTDQYEEASLHLWDLLEGRDKAVAGTTYKSLKDTLDKVLLSGYFDKAQTHQNGASEEEETLEEQSVVAEAVVAGEQPSEPEGLTNENYIEPVNVETTEMVNTLQHQPPPQMTPEPTVTVNQVAPCPTADPVVRQQVVQDLMAQMQGTYNFMQESIIEFDGHALDPAIVSAQPMKPVQTVDLQRMGGPSIHAESRLPQTATVSGPQESSQASMSLSSEQSPAPCSLSAAFPPVSKPTHTGGINVNAAPFQSVQAVFNMNAPVPPPTDGQVDPLKQSSQFPGGYGQGFNSQSENTVEQPDISQERLQSVVGGFQPQDQVMPSAGVHEDSPAVAGFGQSGQSFYNCRGAPRGGPRNARGMMNGYRGSSNGFRGGYEGYRPPFSNAPPSSGYGQTQFNTSRDYSNNGYQREGYQQGYKRGPAQGPRGLSRGNTQAMRS, from the exons ATGTGGAAATACGAAAATCAG ATGCCTTCAGCAACAGCTGGCAACACTGCTGTCCAGTCTGCCACTCCAGACCTGGGAAATGGAAGTCACTCTGAGACAATGAAGCAGGTTCTTGGTGTCATTGACAAGAAGGTCCGCaatatggaaaagaaaaag TCGAAACTGGATGACTATCAGGACAGAAAGAACAAGGGAGAAAGACTGAACCAGGATCAGCTG GAAGCCTTGACAAAGTTTCAAGAGATCAACAACAACCTTGACTTTGCTCGAGAGCTGCAGAAGAACTTCCTGACGTTGGGCCAAGAG ATTCAAAAGGCAGTGAAGAAGTCTGCACGACGAGAGCAGCTGCAGCGGGAGGAGATGGAACAGCGGCGACTGAAGACGGTTTTGGAGCTTCAGTATTTACTGGACCAACTGGGAGAGGACGGTGTCAGGCAGGACCTTAAACGACCCGATGCTTCTGGTTCTTGTCTGCTCACCGACGCTGACCTTACATCCCTTGATGAGTTTTACAAATTGGTGGGACCTGACAGGAACTATGAAGTCAG GTTGACTGACCAATATGAAGAGGCCTCACTGCACTTGTGGGACCTGCTAGAGGGCCGAGATAAGGCTGTGGCAGGAACCACAT ACAAGTCACTGAAGGACACTCTGGATAAAGTGCTGTTGAGTGGTTACTTTGACAAAGCACAAACTCACCAGAATGGGGCAAGTGAGGAGGAAGAGACACTAGAGGAGCAATCTGTGGTGGCTGAGGCTGTAGTGGCTGGGGAGCAGCCATCAGAACCTG AAGGACTAACCAATGAAAACTACATAGAGCCAGTTAACGTGGAAACCACAGAG ATGGTGAATACCCTCCAGCACCAGCCCCCTCCACAGATGACTCCAGAGCCAACCGTTACTGTGAACCAAGTCGCTCCCTGTCCTACCGCCGACCCGGTGGTCAGACAACAGGTAGTGCAAGACCTCATGGCCCAGATGCAAGGGACGTACAACTTCATGCAG GAGTCCATCATAGAGTTTGATGGTCATGCTCTGGACCCAGCTATTGTGTCTGCTCAGCCAATGAAGCCTGTGCAGACTGTTGACCTGCAGCGGATGGGTGGCCCTTCAA TCCACGCAGAGTCCAGGCTTCCTCAGACAGCTACAGTGTCTGGACCTCAAGAATCCTCACaa GCCTCTATGTCTCTGTCATCTGAACAGTCTCCTGCCCCATGTTCCTTGTCCGCTGCCTTCCCACCTGTCTCCAAACCCACCCACACTGGAGGCATCAATGTCAACGCAGCACCTTTCCAGTCAGTGCAAGCG GTATTTAATATGAATGCACCTGTACCTCCACCCACTGACGGCCAAGTTGACCCTCTTAAGCAGTCCAGCCAGTTCCCTGGTGGCTACGGACAGGGCTTTAACAGCCAGTCAGAGAATACTGTAGAGCAGCCCGACATCTCACAGGAAAGATTACAGTCAG TTGTTGGTGGGTTCCAGCCCCAAGATCAAGTCATGCCCTCAGCGGGAGTTCATGAAGATTCCCCTGCAGTTGCAGGGTTTGGACAGTCTGGCCAGTCCTTTTACAACTGCAGGGGTGCACCCAGGGGTGGGCCCAGGAATGCCCGTGGCATGATGAACGGTTATCGGGGCTCCTCAAATGGATTTAGAG GGGGATATGAAGGCTACCGCCCTCCTTTCTCAAACGCTCCCCCCAGCAGCGGTTACGGCCAAACCCAATTCAACACATCTCGGGACTATTCCAATAATGGCTACCAGCGG GAGGGATATCAGCAAGGCTACAAGCGGGGGCCGGCCCAAGGACCTCGAGGTTTGTCTCGAGGTAACACTCAAGCAATGCGATCCTAA
- the caprin1a gene encoding caprin-1a isoform X3, with translation MPSATAGNTAVQSATPDLGNGSHSETMKQVLGVIDKKVRNMEKKKSKLDDYQDRKNKGERLNQDQLEALTKFQEINNNLDFARELQKNFLTLGQEIQKAVKKSARREQLQREEMEQRRLKTVLELQYLLDQLGEDGVRQDLKRPDASGSCLLTDADLTSLDEFYKLVGPDRNYEVRLTDQYEEASLHLWDLLEGRDKAVAGTTYKSLKDTLDKVLLSGYFDKAQTHQNGASEEEETLEEQSVVAEAVVAGEQPSEPEGLTNENYIEPVNVETTEFVNRQFIPETTYSSTEKDQVEEWTVEAQMVNTLQHQPPPQMTPEPTVTVNQVAPCPTADPVVRQQVVQDLMAQMQGTYNFMQESIIEFDGHALDPAIVSAQPMKPVQTVDLQRMGGPSIHAESRLPQTATVSGPQESSQASMSLSSEQSPAPCSLSAAFPPVSKPTHTGGINVNAAPFQSVQAVFNMNAPVPPPTDGQVDPLKQSSQFPGGYGQGFNSQSENTVEQPDISQERLQSVVGGFQPQDQVMPSAGVHEDSPAVAGFGQSGQSFYNCRGAPRGGPRNARGMMNGYRGSSNGFRGGYEGYRPPFSNAPPSSGYGQTQFNTSRDYSNNGYQREGYQQGYKRGPAQGPRGLSRGNTQAMRS, from the exons ATGCCTTCAGCAACAGCTGGCAACACTGCTGTCCAGTCTGCCACTCCAGACCTGGGAAATGGAAGTCACTCTGAGACAATGAAGCAGGTTCTTGGTGTCATTGACAAGAAGGTCCGCaatatggaaaagaaaaag TCGAAACTGGATGACTATCAGGACAGAAAGAACAAGGGAGAAAGACTGAACCAGGATCAGCTG GAAGCCTTGACAAAGTTTCAAGAGATCAACAACAACCTTGACTTTGCTCGAGAGCTGCAGAAGAACTTCCTGACGTTGGGCCAAGAG ATTCAAAAGGCAGTGAAGAAGTCTGCACGACGAGAGCAGCTGCAGCGGGAGGAGATGGAACAGCGGCGACTGAAGACGGTTTTGGAGCTTCAGTATTTACTGGACCAACTGGGAGAGGACGGTGTCAGGCAGGACCTTAAACGACCCGATGCTTCTGGTTCTTGTCTGCTCACCGACGCTGACCTTACATCCCTTGATGAGTTTTACAAATTGGTGGGACCTGACAGGAACTATGAAGTCAG GTTGACTGACCAATATGAAGAGGCCTCACTGCACTTGTGGGACCTGCTAGAGGGCCGAGATAAGGCTGTGGCAGGAACCACAT ACAAGTCACTGAAGGACACTCTGGATAAAGTGCTGTTGAGTGGTTACTTTGACAAAGCACAAACTCACCAGAATGGGGCAAGTGAGGAGGAAGAGACACTAGAGGAGCAATCTGTGGTGGCTGAGGCTGTAGTGGCTGGGGAGCAGCCATCAGAACCTG AAGGACTAACCAATGAAAACTACATAGAGCCAGTTAACGTGGAAACCACAGAG TTTGTTAACAGACAGTTCATTCCAGAAACTACATACAGTAGTACAGAAAAAGACCAAGTGGAGGAGTGGACTGTGGAGGCTCAG ATGGTGAATACCCTCCAGCACCAGCCCCCTCCACAGATGACTCCAGAGCCAACCGTTACTGTGAACCAAGTCGCTCCCTGTCCTACCGCCGACCCGGTGGTCAGACAACAGGTAGTGCAAGACCTCATGGCCCAGATGCAAGGGACGTACAACTTCATGCAG GAGTCCATCATAGAGTTTGATGGTCATGCTCTGGACCCAGCTATTGTGTCTGCTCAGCCAATGAAGCCTGTGCAGACTGTTGACCTGCAGCGGATGGGTGGCCCTTCAA TCCACGCAGAGTCCAGGCTTCCTCAGACAGCTACAGTGTCTGGACCTCAAGAATCCTCACaa GCCTCTATGTCTCTGTCATCTGAACAGTCTCCTGCCCCATGTTCCTTGTCCGCTGCCTTCCCACCTGTCTCCAAACCCACCCACACTGGAGGCATCAATGTCAACGCAGCACCTTTCCAGTCAGTGCAAGCG GTATTTAATATGAATGCACCTGTACCTCCACCCACTGACGGCCAAGTTGACCCTCTTAAGCAGTCCAGCCAGTTCCCTGGTGGCTACGGACAGGGCTTTAACAGCCAGTCAGAGAATACTGTAGAGCAGCCCGACATCTCACAGGAAAGATTACAGTCAG TTGTTGGTGGGTTCCAGCCCCAAGATCAAGTCATGCCCTCAGCGGGAGTTCATGAAGATTCCCCTGCAGTTGCAGGGTTTGGACAGTCTGGCCAGTCCTTTTACAACTGCAGGGGTGCACCCAGGGGTGGGCCCAGGAATGCCCGTGGCATGATGAACGGTTATCGGGGCTCCTCAAATGGATTTAGAG GGGGATATGAAGGCTACCGCCCTCCTTTCTCAAACGCTCCCCCCAGCAGCGGTTACGGCCAAACCCAATTCAACACATCTCGGGACTATTCCAATAATGGCTACCAGCGG GAGGGATATCAGCAAGGCTACAAGCGGGGGCCGGCCCAAGGACCTCGAGGTTTGTCTCGAGGTAACACTCAAGCAATGCGATCCTAA
- the caprin1a gene encoding caprin-1a isoform X5: protein MWKYENQMPSATAGNTAVQSATPDLGNGSHSETMKQVLGVIDKKVRNMEKKKSKLDDYQDRKNKGERLNQDQLEALTKFQEINNNLDFARELQKNFLTLGQEIQKAVKKSARREQLQREEMEQRRLKTVLELQYLLDQLGEDGVRQDLKRPDASGSCLLTDADLTSLDEFYKLVGPDRNYEVRLTDQYEEASLHLWDLLEGRDKAVAGTTYKSLKDTLDKVLLSGYFDKAQTHQNGASEEEETLEEQSVVAEAVVAGEQPSEPGLTNENYIEPVNVETTEMVNTLQHQPPPQMTPEPTVTVNQVAPCPTADPVVRQQVVQDLMAQMQGTYNFMQESIIEFDGHALDPAIVSAQPMKPVQTVDLQRMGGPSIHAESRLPQTATVSGPQESSQASMSLSSEQSPAPCSLSAAFPPVSKPTHTGGINVNAAPFQSVQAVFNMNAPVPPPTDGQVDPLKQSSQFPGGYGQGFNSQSENTVEQPDISQERLQSVVGGFQPQDQVMPSAGVHEDSPAVAGFGQSGQSFYNCRGAPRGGPRNARGMMNGYRGSSNGFRGGYEGYRPPFSNAPPSSGYGQTQFNTSRDYSNNGYQREGYQQGYKRGPAQGPRGLSRGNTQAMRS from the exons ATGTGGAAATACGAAAATCAG ATGCCTTCAGCAACAGCTGGCAACACTGCTGTCCAGTCTGCCACTCCAGACCTGGGAAATGGAAGTCACTCTGAGACAATGAAGCAGGTTCTTGGTGTCATTGACAAGAAGGTCCGCaatatggaaaagaaaaag TCGAAACTGGATGACTATCAGGACAGAAAGAACAAGGGAGAAAGACTGAACCAGGATCAGCTG GAAGCCTTGACAAAGTTTCAAGAGATCAACAACAACCTTGACTTTGCTCGAGAGCTGCAGAAGAACTTCCTGACGTTGGGCCAAGAG ATTCAAAAGGCAGTGAAGAAGTCTGCACGACGAGAGCAGCTGCAGCGGGAGGAGATGGAACAGCGGCGACTGAAGACGGTTTTGGAGCTTCAGTATTTACTGGACCAACTGGGAGAGGACGGTGTCAGGCAGGACCTTAAACGACCCGATGCTTCTGGTTCTTGTCTGCTCACCGACGCTGACCTTACATCCCTTGATGAGTTTTACAAATTGGTGGGACCTGACAGGAACTATGAAGTCAG GTTGACTGACCAATATGAAGAGGCCTCACTGCACTTGTGGGACCTGCTAGAGGGCCGAGATAAGGCTGTGGCAGGAACCACAT ACAAGTCACTGAAGGACACTCTGGATAAAGTGCTGTTGAGTGGTTACTTTGACAAAGCACAAACTCACCAGAATGGGGCAAGTGAGGAGGAAGAGACACTAGAGGAGCAATCTGTGGTGGCTGAGGCTGTAGTGGCTGGGGAGCAGCCATCAGAACCTG GACTAACCAATGAAAACTACATAGAGCCAGTTAACGTGGAAACCACAGAG ATGGTGAATACCCTCCAGCACCAGCCCCCTCCACAGATGACTCCAGAGCCAACCGTTACTGTGAACCAAGTCGCTCCCTGTCCTACCGCCGACCCGGTGGTCAGACAACAGGTAGTGCAAGACCTCATGGCCCAGATGCAAGGGACGTACAACTTCATGCAG GAGTCCATCATAGAGTTTGATGGTCATGCTCTGGACCCAGCTATTGTGTCTGCTCAGCCAATGAAGCCTGTGCAGACTGTTGACCTGCAGCGGATGGGTGGCCCTTCAA TCCACGCAGAGTCCAGGCTTCCTCAGACAGCTACAGTGTCTGGACCTCAAGAATCCTCACaa GCCTCTATGTCTCTGTCATCTGAACAGTCTCCTGCCCCATGTTCCTTGTCCGCTGCCTTCCCACCTGTCTCCAAACCCACCCACACTGGAGGCATCAATGTCAACGCAGCACCTTTCCAGTCAGTGCAAGCG GTATTTAATATGAATGCACCTGTACCTCCACCCACTGACGGCCAAGTTGACCCTCTTAAGCAGTCCAGCCAGTTCCCTGGTGGCTACGGACAGGGCTTTAACAGCCAGTCAGAGAATACTGTAGAGCAGCCCGACATCTCACAGGAAAGATTACAGTCAG TTGTTGGTGGGTTCCAGCCCCAAGATCAAGTCATGCCCTCAGCGGGAGTTCATGAAGATTCCCCTGCAGTTGCAGGGTTTGGACAGTCTGGCCAGTCCTTTTACAACTGCAGGGGTGCACCCAGGGGTGGGCCCAGGAATGCCCGTGGCATGATGAACGGTTATCGGGGCTCCTCAAATGGATTTAGAG GGGGATATGAAGGCTACCGCCCTCCTTTCTCAAACGCTCCCCCCAGCAGCGGTTACGGCCAAACCCAATTCAACACATCTCGGGACTATTCCAATAATGGCTACCAGCGG GAGGGATATCAGCAAGGCTACAAGCGGGGGCCGGCCCAAGGACCTCGAGGTTTGTCTCGAGGTAACACTCAAGCAATGCGATCCTAA